The sequence TTGTCTGTGTCATACTTACattcccttttcttttcatctatCTAATAGCTGGTCTACTTTACCAGTCCTAAACACTGACTTACTGTCAATGTCTTTATTCTCTGCAGTTCTCACAGGGTCCCTTGCTGGCTCCGCATCCCAGAACACCCAAGCTGTTGGCACCACTAGACAGCAGGCCCAGGGACATTGTGTCTCTGCCATCACTAAAGTGCCACATTCCCCTGAAGCCCATCAGCCGTACCCCTCTTTGCTCCAGGACCCGGCTGAGGAGAGAAAGGCTGTCATGGGGCAGCCCAGGCACTGTCCCTCTGACCATGAAGGGTGGAAGTGAGGAGAGCGGGTCCAGCAGCGGCAGCCTCAGTTCCATCGACctggaggatgaggatgaggaagaTGGGAGGGAAATACCTATTAGAACTTCAGGAGAAAGCCCTCTGAAGTTTGTTGGCGAGAGATTGTTGGTGCATTTGAATGATGTGAGCTCCACTGAGGGTGATTTGGACAGGGAGACACGGCAGCCAAGGATGAGTCATATGCCTAAGATCCACAGATCAGCACATGACCTGGATGGGGAGGCTGTTAATCATATAAATGATCTTCTATGCACTGAAAAAGTTGTAAACTCTTACTGTGAAGGTGAAGTGACCAATATGGATAATACAAAGGAGCCAGTTGACTGTCAGTCCCTTATAAAATGTAACTATGCACAACAAGGAGATACTGTGAACAATAAAATACCTATCACATCAAAATCTAAGGAGGAAGAGAGCCACGTGGGCTACAGCCCAGAGCCAGAGACTGAGACTAGTCATGAGATAACACATAATATGAATAAAGACCAAGTTGATGTTCCTGCATCTTCTGAAGGGACTTGCACAAACGACCTGCAGTgtacaaaacagacagaaagaacaaTGAAGGATTCCTTTTATGAAGAAACCTGGTTAGGCAACCCAACCCCACATAGAGAGGAtgttaaattaacaaaaagcaCTACTGAAAAGAAAGTCCAATTATTTGCTCCATGTCTAGACCTTCCAGTGTCAAACATGGATCCTAAGAGGGGACAGAAGATGTTGAAAGCCTTAAAGCCTGCCCAGAACAAGGAGAGAAGAACCAGCACGAACTGTGAACTCAgaacaaacattcaaacaaaccAGCATTCCTTCAACATACTGGCACACAAAGACCGAAGCACCCTTAATCGAAACAAGTCCAAAGGCAATTTGAAGTACTCCTCACCTTCGGCACAAGTTAGAGAGAAAACCAGGAAAAGCCCTGAGCTAATGATTAGCGGAGAGACAGTCACAAAAGTAAAGTCGAAGCTTAAATCTGTCAGAGGCACTCATTGTAACACTGGCACCTCATCACCACGAAAGAAGCTTATTAATCAGAACAGAAGATCAAATCCTGACAAGTTGAACCAACCAGCGAGGGAGCCAAACAGCACCCAGCAGCTGAAGAGGGCCGCAGGGATACCGAGGTCTAAATCTTCTGTAGACTTCATCACCTACAAAGACATGTTTCAGCAGATACAGAGTGGTGAGGAAGGACCAGCCATCTATGAGATGTTTGCCGGTCCAATTTATGATAACCTTCGAGTTTCCAGCTCCTGTGATAAAGTCAAGGACAGACAAGTGCAGTCTGCTCCGTCTAGGAAGACACAACAGAACCATAAAGTAAAACATAGACCACTGAAACAAGCACAGAGGAGAATACCAGGGGACAGCATGGTGGCTTCAGCTAAAAGCAAACCAAAACTTGTTTCCCCAAGGGTAAAAACTAACCTCACACCTGCACCAAGGAAAGGCACTCACAAGATTACAGATATGCCTAAATCTGATGAGAACACAGAGTTAGTTCTCTCTAAGGAGGTTGACATTTGTAACAGCAGTGCTCAAGAAAAAGCCAAAGATCATATGTTATCTACCATAGAGGAGGCTCTTTCTAGGTATGGATCTGAAACTTTCAAATCTGATGACAAAACACTGACTATGCCAGCAGCTTCATCTCATGCTGAAGATTATAGTCAACTGCACATGAATATGCAAGAAATAGGAAGCCCAAACCGACCAGTTCCTGAGCCTGTATCATCTCAAAGCCCCCAACAGCCAAAGATCAACACCTGGACATCGTCTAGCAGCAGTAGCCAAACCATCATGTCACCAGTTTACCAGAAGTTTCTGGATGAGGTAGGGGACGGGCCACTTACAGATGACTTGCTGCAATGTCTGGCCGAGGAGCTGATCTCATTGGACGAGAGGGATGTATCTACAGGACCTGAAAATCTGGAGTCCAACAGAAAAGATGGTGCCGAGACAGGACGAAGGATAACTCCTGAGGTAAACTTCAAtgttcagaagaaaaaaaaagagagaagcatTGTGATTTTCATGTTATGGCCATGATAGGGAGTGATTTGGAATGGCACATATTCAAACACTGTTTCTGCTCATTCCATCATGTTCTTTCATAACTCCACACATATTAAGGACTATGAAAAATATTAGTTTTGGGAGTGTGCAATGGAgcgttttaaattgtttttttagtcctaaatttacatttcattttggcCTTCCTTTGCAATATACACCCCTGATTCCAAAAAAGCCGGGACTCTGTgtaaaacctaaataaaaacaaaatgcttttttttgcaaatctttattattattattcttttttaaaaaaagacaagataattaatgtttaaacatttttttgttttttgtaaatataccatcattctgaatttgatgtctgCAACTCATTCCAAAAAGGTTTGCAGAGGGACATGAcatcatcttttcttttaacaagaCTCGGGAAgcatttgggaactgaggacatttttagacGAAGATTTAACAGTGaaattcttttacatttttgcctgatATACAACTTCAGTTGCTTAACAGTGCGTTATCCTATTTTGTGCTTCATAATTTGTCTCACATTTTCAATGGGAGAATGTTCTAGATTGCAGGAAGGTCAATCTAGtacttgcactttttttataattaagcCACACTGTTGGAACTTGTACAGAATATGACTCATTGTTTTAATGGAATAAACAGGAATGTCCCTGAAAACGCCAtcatctggatggcagcatatgttgctccaaaacctgtttgtacatttcagcattcatggtgCCTTTACACATGTGCAAGTTACTCATGTCATAGGCACTAACACACCCCATcctaacattttttaaatatgttgcaggcatcaaactcagaatgaatttttatttacaaaaaaacaatagatttcaatatgaaatattttttctttgtactgTATTAAATGGAATACAGGccaaaaaggatttgcaaatgattgtgttctgtttttatttatgctttacACAGCTCCTCAGCTCTTTTGGAATCCTGGGTTGGTTCATAAACATGCACTTTTCCACATGCCAAGGGCCACAGTTCTGTCTCTTTATCAGTATTGTATGAATGTGTACATAGCTGGCACACATTAGAAGACATCAAGGTTTAACTTGGGATCtacaccattaaaaacagttttaacagttttattttttagacagTGACTTTGCTAACCTtcattctgtgtgttttatggcAGGTTAATCCAACAGACAGTGCTGCTCTGCTTGGCTCTGGGTTGGTTGTAGATGAAACCATCACATGGACAAAGGGTGAAGTTCTTGGCAGAGGAGCCTATGGGACAGTAAGTATAGAAATCTAGAAGAAAAACTAAAGCTAATAACATATTTCAAGCATGAGAAAAAATCTGATGCATTGTGT is a genomic window of Plectropomus leopardus isolate mb chromosome 10, YSFRI_Pleo_2.0, whole genome shotgun sequence containing:
- the map3k19 gene encoding mitogen-activated protein kinase kinase kinase 19, with protein sequence METLRDIRQAYQDAGRGSRGGLSLPSLADNSRRWSHLDPAPSAGLLSTRTSCLLVPPKHWQRTRSVVAASSSSPGLLSVAEPHQLSQSAPSIMEPPLCSNTMLQARAHIQTRLGSQDTMNKQKFSQGPLLAPHPRTPKLLAPLDSRPRDIVSLPSLKCHIPLKPISRTPLCSRTRLRRERLSWGSPGTVPLTMKGGSEESGSSSGSLSSIDLEDEDEEDGREIPIRTSGESPLKFVGERLLVHLNDVSSTEGDLDRETRQPRMSHMPKIHRSAHDLDGEAVNHINDLLCTEKVVNSYCEGEVTNMDNTKEPVDCQSLIKCNYAQQGDTVNNKIPITSKSKEEESHVGYSPEPETETSHEITHNMNKDQVDVPASSEGTCTNDLQCTKQTERTMKDSFYEETWLGNPTPHREDVKLTKSTTEKKVQLFAPCLDLPVSNMDPKRGQKMLKALKPAQNKERRTSTNCELRTNIQTNQHSFNILAHKDRSTLNRNKSKGNLKYSSPSAQVREKTRKSPELMISGETVTKVKSKLKSVRGTHCNTGTSSPRKKLINQNRRSNPDKLNQPAREPNSTQQLKRAAGIPRSKSSVDFITYKDMFQQIQSGEEGPAIYEMFAGPIYDNLRVSSSCDKVKDRQVQSAPSRKTQQNHKVKHRPLKQAQRRIPGDSMVASAKSKPKLVSPRVKTNLTPAPRKGTHKITDMPKSDENTELVLSKEVDICNSSAQEKAKDHMLSTIEEALSRYGSETFKSDDKTLTMPAASSHAEDYSQLHMNMQEIGSPNRPVPEPVSSQSPQQPKINTWTSSSSSSQTIMSPVYQKFLDEVGDGPLTDDLLQCLAEELISLDERDVSTGPENLESNRKDGAETGRRITPEVNPTDSAALLGSGLVVDETITWTKGEVLGRGAYGTVYCGLTSQGQLIAVKQVSLDTSDPNAAKREYSRLQGEVELLKTLRHTNIVGFLGTSLYQHVVSIFMEYIPGGSIASVLHRFGPLPERVLALYTQQILEGVAYLHLNRVIHRDLKGNNVMLMPTGVIKLIDFGCARRLSCLNHTASNSGDLIKSVHGTPYWMAPEVINETGYGRKSDIWSVGCTVFEMATGKPPLAHMDKMAALFYIGAQRGLMPSLPDAFSDNAKDFVKISLTSDQRLRPSAEQLLKHSFIPQRETGVISWEIQKKNCCGHPRGLCG